From a single Rutidosis leptorrhynchoides isolate AG116_Rl617_1_P2 chromosome 5, CSIRO_AGI_Rlap_v1, whole genome shotgun sequence genomic region:
- the LOC139849129 gene encoding uncharacterized protein has translation MTDQVVHCLVQSMNNDCKFFISFVYAGNHYAHRQILWKDLLLHKSFVGNRPWSLMGDFNAAINTDDYASRSSNITLAMREFKECMDELLIEDVNHSGFRFTWNQKPHATSGLLKKLDRVMANDAFINSFVNAYVIFQPYRISDHCPAILKIDKGGAKKPRPFKFGNFIVHHPVFISSVAEGWDVEMEGHHMFRVVKRLRLLKYSMQKLMWSKGNLHDRVLLLRKELDAA, from the coding sequence ATGACCGATCAAGTTGTTCATTGTTTGGTTCAGTCGATGAATAATGATTGCAAGTTTTTCATTTCGTTTGTTTATGCCGGTAATCATTATGCGCATCGTCAAATTTTGTGGAAGGATTTGTTATTGCATAAATCGTTTGTTGGAAATCGCCCATGGTCACTTATGGGGGATTTTAATGCTGCTATAAATACAGATGATTATGCATCTAGATCATCTAATATTACTTTGGCTATGCGTGAATTTAAGGAGTGCATGGATGAGCTTCTTATAGAGGATGTGAATCACTCGGGTTTTCGATTTACTTGGAATCAAAAGCCTCATGCAACTTCTGGATTGTTAAAAAAGTTGGACCGTGTTATGGCTAATGATGCTTTTATTAACTCTTTTGTTAATGCTTATGTTATATTCCAACCATATCGTATTTCAGATCATTGTCCCGCTATTTTGAAGATTGATAAAGGGGGAGCTAAAAAACCAAGACCCTTTAAATTCGGAAATTTTATTGTTCACCATCCCGTGTTTATATCCTCGGTAGCGGAAGGTTGGGATGTTGAGATGGAAGGGCACCATATGTTTAGGGTAGTTAAACGTTTACGACTGCTAAAATATTCTATGCAAAAGTTAATGTGGTCGAAAGGAAATCTACACGACCGAGTTCTTCTGTTACGAAAGGAGTTAGATGCAGCTTAA